The Halorientalis sp. IM1011 genome window below encodes:
- a CDS encoding molecular chaperone: MGGHTQGRDERPDDTAPPTPAADGSVARARASVYGLLAAAFDGEAETLATALEDGTFARLGAELPAEIPTDALTRADLDAEALRVGYDNLFVVPGPHYVPPFASAHADDPSESFESDSPYHDEGAAGELLGDPAATMARLYAQVGFEPDRGDGIPDHVAAELEFMSALCSREATLRERDGDGSEIETLRDLQRTVVTELGWLDAFDDAVAEEDTVEGTFAALTRLARTFVAWDARDGIPCDGD, translated from the coding sequence ATGGGAGGACACACCCAGGGCCGGGACGAACGGCCCGACGACACCGCGCCCCCGACGCCCGCCGCGGACGGCTCGGTCGCCCGGGCGAGAGCGAGCGTCTACGGACTGTTGGCGGCGGCCTTCGACGGCGAGGCCGAGACGCTGGCGACCGCACTCGAAGACGGGACGTTCGCCCGACTCGGGGCCGAACTCCCGGCCGAGATACCGACCGATGCGCTCACCCGCGCCGACCTCGACGCCGAGGCGCTCCGGGTCGGCTACGACAACCTGTTCGTCGTTCCGGGGCCCCACTACGTCCCGCCGTTCGCGTCGGCTCACGCCGACGACCCCAGCGAGTCCTTCGAATCGGACTCGCCGTACCACGACGAGGGTGCCGCCGGCGAGTTGCTCGGCGACCCCGCGGCGACGATGGCTCGGCTGTACGCCCAGGTCGGCTTCGAACCCGACCGAGGTGACGGGATCCCGGACCACGTCGCCGCCGAACTGGAGTTCATGTCTGCCCTCTGTTCCCGAGAGGCGACGCTTCGAGAGCGCGACGGCGACGGAAGCGAGATCGAGACACTCCGTGACCTCCAGCGGACGGTGGTGACCGAACTCGGCTGGCTCGACGCGTTCGACGATGCCGTCGCCGAGGAAGACACCGTCGAGGGGACCTTCGCCGCGCTGACTCGCCTCGCACGCACGTTCGTCGCCTGGGACGCCCGCGACGGCATCCCCTGCGACGGTGACTGA